The genomic stretch TCACGCCTCTGAAGCGATAACACGTTGATATGTTCAATTCGGTTTTTTCCCCGTCACTACCCTGGTAAATCAAGAAAAAGGAAGGCCCAATGAATACTGTTTTTGGCGCTTATAACAATTTCAGAGTCGGTGTGAAGCTGGCGATGGGATTCGGACTGATATTATTAATGGCGGCGATAATCATGCTGTCAGGGATCAATGGCTTTCGTAATATTGATGCGTATTCCCAGAAATCCATTATCAGCAATAATATTAACAGTTATCTGGAAGAGGCCCGGCGGGAGCGTCTGCGCTTCCAATATACCCATGATTATGCGGCGATTAATAAAAACGGCGAATTGCTAAATAAAATGACGCAATCGCTGAATGTCGCCCAAACAATGAAATGGGATGCGGACACCCGTATTATACTGGACAGGATTATCCAGTCCGGCAAGGAATATAATGTCGCGCGGGAAAACCTGATCAGCGCCAGTCAGAAGCGGGACGCTATCGGTCAGAAACTATCTCAGGATACCATCGGTAAAATCATTGATACCCTGCGCGGGAAATTTGATGCCGCCACGCTGCCGGCGGAATTACGGCTGGAATTTATGTATATCAACGAGGGGCTGTCTGATATCAAAGACACCGCCCATGAACTGACGTTGATGCCGTCCGCCGAAACTGAAACGGCGCTTCGCAAGACGCTGGACACCGCACAACGCGCCATCACGCAGGCGCTGCCGAAATTCAGCACGGAGCAGCAGGCCTGGCTGAATCAGACCTGGCTGCCTTTCGCCACCTACAGTGGGGATATCACCCTTTACATGGCGGCCTATCAGGAAGAGAACGCGGCGTCTCAGCGCATGGCGGATATCGCGCTGGTTCTTAACCAGTCTGCGACCCAGCTTTATCAAACCCAGTTGGATAAGGTGGATAACATTACCCGCCAGTCGCAATACCAGCAGTGGATCATCGGGCTGGCGATTATCGCCATCGGCGTACTGATGGCCTGGCGCATCACCCTGCAACTTACCCGCCCGTTGCGTCAGAGCCTGTCGCTGGCTGAGCGGATCGCCCAGGGCGACCTGACCGCCTCCATCACCGTCACCCGTAAGGATGAATTGGGTCAGTTGATGACGGCGATGAATGCGATGAACCACAAACTGCGCGAGATGATCGGCACCATTCGCGAGGGGGTGAGCAATGTAGCGTCCGCCGCGTCGGAAATCGCCGCCGGCAACACCGATCTCTCCTCCCGCACCGAGCAGCAGTCGGCCGCGGTAGTGGAAACCGCCGCCAGCATGGAGCAGTTGACCTCAACGGTGAAACAGAACGCCGACAATGCGCATCACGCCTCGCAACTGGCGGCCGATGCGTCAGGCAACGCCACCAAAGGCGGCGAGATCGTCACCAACGTAGTGAGCACCATGAACGAAATCGCCGTCAGTTCCCGGCGCATTTCCGAAATCACCACCGTCATCAACGGTATCGCCTTCCAGACCAACATTCTGGCGCTCAATGCTGCGGTGGAAGCGGCGCGCGCCGGCGAACAGGGCCGCGGCTTCGCGGTGGTGGCCGGTGAGGTACGCAGCCTGGCCCAGCGCAGCGCCCAGGCCGCCAAAGAGATTGAAACCCTGATCGGCGAGTCGGTCATCCGGGTGAATACCGGCTCCTCACTGGTGGAAAGCGCCGGAAAAACCATGGACGACATTATCCGTTCCATCGCCCATGTGCATGACATTATGGGGGAAATCGCCTCAGCTTCCGACGAGCAGAGCCGCGGCATCAATCAGATCTCCAACGCGGTAGCCGAAATGGACGCCACCACCCAGCAAAACGCCGCGCTGGTGGAAGAGTCTTCCGCCGCGGCCAATTCACTGGAAGAGCAGGCGCAAGCGCTGGAACAGGCCGTCTCGATATTCCGCCTCGATAATGACGACAGCCATCGCTTTGCCCGCACCGCGCACAAACCCGGCGCCGTCAGCGCTAAAAAACCGCTGATGCTGGCCAGCGCCGGAGCAGGCACCCGCTCCGGCAACGACGAGTGGGAGTCGTTCTAACCCGTTAATCCAGCCTCATCATGGCGGGCGTCGCCCGCCATGTTTTATCACTTTCCTCGTTTTACCACCCAGCGCATAAGCTCAGTCACTCTTCGCATTTAATGTCGCGGTGATTTCCTGCAATACTGCCTGAGCGCGCCGTCATCATGTTAATGATATTTAAGCATTATTTATGCAATAAGCCGATACCGCGCGTGGTGCTCGCCTTTTATTTATTGATTAATTCAACGCCTATTTTTATCGGGGGATGACCGGCGTAACCAGGCTCACACTGGCATGTAACATCCCCACGGAGACAGGCGCTTAACCATTCACACACGGGGACATTATGCATTTATCTTTTCGTACCATGATTGCCGCGCTGGCGCTGGTCGCCGCGCCCTGGCTGGCTCGGGCCGAAGCGCCCGCCTCCACCTGGCAACACGTCAAACAGACCGGCGAACTGCGCATCGGCGTGGCGCAGGGCGAACCCTGGTATTTCAAGAACGCGGCGACCGGCGAATGGGACGGTATCGGCTATCAGGTCGGTAAGGTGCTGGCGACAGACCTTGGGGTTAAGCTGGTGACGGTGGAAACCACCTGGGGCAACGCGGTCGCCGCGCTGCAAACCGGCCAGATCGACACCATGCTGGTGCTTGACCCCACCGACGAGCGCAAGAAAGCGGTCGATTTTCCTGAACAACCGTTCTTCTGGTATGCCCAGGGCGTACTGGTGCGCGACGGCATCAGCGTCACCAACTGGGAAGACCTCAACCGGCCGGATGTCAAAATCGGCGTCACGCTCGGGTCCAGCCCGGACCTGCTGCTGACCAAAAATCTGCCGAAAGCGCAGTTGGTGCGTTTCCCCAACATGGATGAAGGCGTGGCGGCGTTTTATGCCGGGCGGGTGGATGCGTTGTCCTACTTCCATCCGGCGCTGGCGCTGCAACAGGCTAAAGTCGGCAAAGGCAACCTGATCCTGCCGAAACCCATTGTGGCGGTCAGCACCAGCGGCGCTATCCGCAAGGAAAGCGACCAGACCTTCCAGCAGTTCCTCAACGACGAATTCGGCAAGCTCTATCAGTCCGGTCAGATTCAGCAGTTCTACGAGCAGGCGCTGAAAGCCCGTGGCGTGGACATCAGCAAGGTGCCGCCGGTGATCCGCGAAGCGTGGAAATAACCGGCGAGCGAGGAACGTCAGCCCGCGAACAGCGGCGCCAGCGCCAGCACCGCATCCGGCTGGCGTTCCAGTTCAAGCAGCGTATCAATAAAGCGATCGACCTCGTTATCGCCCAGCCGCCGCGACAGATTGTCGCGGCACTTGCGCACAATCTCCGCTTCCGCCATCGGGTTCTCTTCGCACCCTGGCGGATAATCCACTGCCGGCGCGTTCAGCCACTGCCCGTCAACGACCACCCTCACCCGATTAACCGGCCGCCGCTGCACCGCCATCAACCGATCCAGCTCGTCATCCACCACTAACTCGACCCGCCGGGCAAACGCCAGCAGCGTCGCATCCTGCCGCGCCGCCGCGTTGCTCCAGCCCTGCCGGGGAAGGCCGTAGGCCAGGCAGGCCAACGCCAGCGGCACGCTGAACTGGGCATCGGTTTCGCTCAACAGCTGGGTATCGGCGAATTGCTGCACCAGCGTCTGGCTGCCGATGACCTGAATCCGCGCGATCCGATCCGGCGTCAGCGCCTGCTGCGTCAGCAATTGCTCAAACGCCGCCAGCGCGGTGTGCATCCAGCGGCAAACCGGGTAGCGTTTGAAACTGGCATGGCGCAGCCGCCACGCATCCCCCAGCCCGTCGACCAGTAGCGACGCATCACAGCGGTCGGAACCGATCATGCGCCAGAACCCGTGCTCTCCGTCCAGTACGTCGCGCGGCC from Dickeya fangzhongdai encodes the following:
- a CDS encoding methyl-accepting chemotaxis protein; the protein is MNTVFGAYNNFRVGVKLAMGFGLILLMAAIIMLSGINGFRNIDAYSQKSIISNNINSYLEEARRERLRFQYTHDYAAINKNGELLNKMTQSLNVAQTMKWDADTRIILDRIIQSGKEYNVARENLISASQKRDAIGQKLSQDTIGKIIDTLRGKFDAATLPAELRLEFMYINEGLSDIKDTAHELTLMPSAETETALRKTLDTAQRAITQALPKFSTEQQAWLNQTWLPFATYSGDITLYMAAYQEENAASQRMADIALVLNQSATQLYQTQLDKVDNITRQSQYQQWIIGLAIIAIGVLMAWRITLQLTRPLRQSLSLAERIAQGDLTASITVTRKDELGQLMTAMNAMNHKLREMIGTIREGVSNVASAASEIAAGNTDLSSRTEQQSAAVVETAASMEQLTSTVKQNADNAHHASQLAADASGNATKGGEIVTNVVSTMNEIAVSSRRISEITTVINGIAFQTNILALNAAVEAARAGEQGRGFAVVAGEVRSLAQRSAQAAKEIETLIGESVIRVNTGSSLVESAGKTMDDIIRSIAHVHDIMGEIASASDEQSRGINQISNAVAEMDATTQQNAALVEESSAAANSLEEQAQALEQAVSIFRLDNDDSHRFARTAHKPGAVSAKKPLMLASAGAGTRSGNDEWESF
- a CDS encoding transporter substrate-binding domain-containing protein — its product is MIAALALVAAPWLARAEAPASTWQHVKQTGELRIGVAQGEPWYFKNAATGEWDGIGYQVGKVLATDLGVKLVTVETTWGNAVAALQTGQIDTMLVLDPTDERKKAVDFPEQPFFWYAQGVLVRDGISVTNWEDLNRPDVKIGVTLGSSPDLLLTKNLPKAQLVRFPNMDEGVAAFYAGRVDALSYFHPALALQQAKVGKGNLILPKPIVAVSTSGAIRKESDQTFQQFLNDEFGKLYQSGQIQQFYEQALKARGVDISKVPPVIREAWK